Proteins from one Oryza sativa Japonica Group chromosome 12, ASM3414082v1 genomic window:
- the LOC136354703 gene encoding vegetative cell wall protein gp1-like isoform X1 produces the protein MAPPIVGNARVFSGHQPWPPAAFTAAVPTSPVAGSLFSPIKCNPLAPFYRFSPLPRSPMVPSHLPTVALSLPCRWTPPAAPTALPVRRPAAPSPPPASPPPPPPRPALRFPRRPPELPSRRRPTLSSVPATSSRTSRLARAPSGCAATSPGVAAASSFPASPPFRGEITGDASSPTTSGVATTPPSPAIPTASPERRPTSPSPPSASPHRPPPRLLLGFAGTPSPRRPLHPLRRRRPFGRPFLLPGSSACCTTTTSGIAAARSSSASFPLHPNPSAVHHRRLRSFSSSTSRRSPGSSSRGAASVIVIAAACSTSSSSPCSRCRLSSSPPRRSRSSSSSSSSRRSRSSWRSSLRRAVLVRRPRSSSEPPQPRHRLRPRLRIVKPRAGRVSPSSKDRRRSRSLASPRSAFVVPEVPEAWFVVVAEGSEGRSL, from the exons atggcgcccccaatcgtcgggaacgcccgcgttttctccggccaccaaccatggccgccggccgcctttaccgccgccgttccgacctcccccgtggccggctccctcttctctcctataaaatgcaaccccctcgctccgttctatcgctttagccccctcccgcggtcTCCCAtggtccctagccacctccccaccgtcgccctctctctcccgtgccgctggacacctccagccgcccctaccGCCttgcccgtgcgccggccggccgcgccgtcgcctcctccagcgtcgccgccacctcctccaccccggcctgccctccgtttcccgcggagacccccggagctgccttcccgccgtcgccctacTCTTTCCTCCgtgccggccacctccagccgcacctcccgcctcgcccgtgcaccctccggctgcgccgccacctctcccggcgTCGCAGCTGCCTCCTCTTTCCCGGCttcgcctccgtttcgcggggaaatcaccggagacgcgtcctcgccgacgacTAGTGGTGTCGCCACCACTCCACCATCTCCAGCCATCCCTACCGCCTCGCCTGAgcgtcggccgacgtcgccgtctcctccctcggcgtcgccgcatcgccctccaccccggctgctcctcggtttcgccggaacgccgtcgccgcgccggcctctccatcctcttcgtcgccggcgtcctttcggccgccccttcctcctccccggctcgtcggcttgctgcaccactaccacctccggcatcgcagccgcaaggtcgtcctcggcatcgtttcccctccatccaaacccctccgcggtccatcatcgtcgtctccgatcgttctcgtcgtcgacgtcccgtcggtcgcccggctcgtcgtctcgcggcgccgcctccgtcatcgtcatcgcagcggcgtgttccacgtcgtcctcgtccccgtgcagccgctgccggctgtcctcgtcgcctcctcgccggtcccggtcgtcgtcgtcgtcgtcgtcctctcgtcgttcccggtcgtcgtggcgttcgtccctccgtcgagccgttctcgtccgtcgtccgcgttcgtcaagtgAGCCGCCGCagccccgtcatcgtcttcgtcctcggctccgcatcgtcaagcctcgtgccggccgcgtctcgccttcgtccaaggatcgccgccgaagtcgttccctcgcctcgccgcgTAGTG ctttcgtcgttccggaggttcccgaagcgtggttcgtggtcgtcgccgaaggttcggaaggccgttctctctga
- the LOC136354703 gene encoding vegetative cell wall protein gp1-like isoform X2, which yields MAPPIVGNARVFSGHQPWPPAAFTAAVPTSPVAGSLFSPIKCNPLAPFYRFSPLPRSPMVPSHLPTVALSLPCRWTPPAAPTALPVRRPAAPSPPPASPPPPPPRPALRFPRRPPELPSRRRPTLSSVPATSSRTSRLARAPSGCAATSPGVAAASSFPASPPFRGEITGDASSPTTSGVATTPPSPAIPTASPERRPTSPSPPSASPHRPPPRLLLGFAGTPSPRRPLHPLRRRRPFGRPFLLPGSSACCTTTTSGIAAARSSSASFPLHPNPSAVHHRRLRSFSSSTSRRSPGSSSRGAASVIVIAAACSTSSSSPCSRCRLSSSPPRRSRSSSSSSSSRRSRSSWRSSLRRAVLVRRPRSSSEPPQPRHRLRPRLRIVKPRAGRVSPSSKDRRRSRSLASPRSGL from the exons atggcgcccccaatcgtcgggaacgcccgcgttttctccggccaccaaccatggccgccggccgcctttaccgccgccgttccgacctcccccgtggccggctccctcttctctcctataaaatgcaaccccctcgctccgttctatcgctttagccccctcccgcggtcTCCCAtggtccctagccacctccccaccgtcgccctctctctcccgtgccgctggacacctccagccgcccctaccGCCttgcccgtgcgccggccggccgcgccgtcgcctcctccagcgtcgccgccacctcctccaccccggcctgccctccgtttcccgcggagacccccggagctgccttcccgccgtcgccctacTCTTTCCTCCgtgccggccacctccagccgcacctcccgcctcgcccgtgcaccctccggctgcgccgccacctctcccggcgTCGCAGCTGCCTCCTCTTTCCCGGCttcgcctccgtttcgcggggaaatcaccggagacgcgtcctcgccgacgacTAGTGGTGTCGCCACCACTCCACCATCTCCAGCCATCCCTACCGCCTCGCCTGAgcgtcggccgacgtcgccgtctcctccctcggcgtcgccgcatcgccctccaccccggctgctcctcggtttcgccggaacgccgtcgccgcgccggcctctccatcctcttcgtcgccggcgtcctttcggccgccccttcctcctccccggctcgtcggcttgctgcaccactaccacctccggcatcgcagccgcaaggtcgtcctcggcatcgtttcccctccatccaaacccctccgcggtccatcatcgtcgtctccgatcgttctcgtcgtcgacgtcccgtcggtcgcccggctcgtcgtctcgcggcgccgcctccgtcatcgtcatcgcagcggcgtgttccacgtcgtcctcgtccccgtgcagccgctgccggctgtcctcgtcgcctcctcgccggtcccggtcgtcgtcgtcgtcgtcgtcctctcgtcgttcccggtcgtcgtggcgttcgtccctccgtcgagccgttctcgtccgtcgtccgcgttcgtcaagtgAGCCGCCGCagccccgtcatcgtcttcgtcctcggctccgcatcgtcaagcctcgtgccggccgcgtctcgccttcgtccaaggatcgccgccgaagtcgttccctcgcctcgccgcgTAGTG gcttgtag